The following proteins are co-located in the Nilaparvata lugens isolate BPH chromosome 14, ASM1435652v1, whole genome shotgun sequence genome:
- the LOC111057373 gene encoding broad-complex core protein isoforms 1/2/3/4/5 isoform X1: protein MGDLQHFCLRWNNYQSSITTAFENLRDDEDFVDVTLACEGKSLKAHRVVLSACSPYFRELLKSTPCKHPVIVLQDVVFEDLHALVEFIYHGEVNVHQQSLPSFLKTAEVLRVSGLTQQAEASAFSSNTPGGAEKWCNREGADEPPVRERVERGAERERHLHRSSSHRERGERDRDRERERERERERERERPASTGDANDVNQDTSSGHHHTSKRAKSSSSNATTEPTTTTSHSRSATPDRPLQATPGADCEEPPVDFSTNNNNKLHHAHAHHLLADLPSPLSELVKAEPMDLGCGGGNNGGGSADLNDDNSIDSSANDNEMGGGGGGGAMSDTTTQDREEGGGGGGGGMMTSSHHSAYLDSKLFAAATGASFNFSMAAALAADSLAGLNNHSHVSGADLAGTSQGGEFQEEMVFRCNELGKHRTGSAAWQTGNESQRTGNGALGTGNASQGTGNVSQRSGNVSQRTGSAATSLQRTGSADWETGSASQRTGNAATGLQRTGSVDWETGSASQRTGSAATGLQRTGSADWETGSVSQRTGSAALFAGNPSLEVTRIRNPGQFQHRTASATASGADRKFYCDVCGKVYSTMNSLRNHRSIYHRKVRLNQDVGFRQY from the exons ATGGGTGATTTGCAGCACTTTTGTCTGCGCTGGAACAACTACCAGTCTAGCATCACGACGGCTTTTGAGAATCTGCGAGATGACGAGGATTTTGTGGATGTGACGCTGGCCTGTGAGGGGAAGAGTCTCAAGGCACATAGAGTGGTGCTCAGTGCGTGTAGTCCCTATTTCAGGGAACTGTTGAAG AGCACACCATGCAAACATCCGGTGATAGTCCTCCAGGACGTGGTGTTCGAGGACCTGCATGCGCTGGTGGAGTTCATCTACCACGGAGAGGTGAATGTGCACCAGCAGTCGCTGCCCTCATTCCTCAAAACCGCCGAAGTGTTGAGGGTCAGCGGGCTCACTCAACAGGCTGAG GCGTCAGCTTTCAGCAGCAATACACCGGGAGGAGCTGAGAAATGGTGCAATAGAGAAGGAGCAGACGAGCCTCCTGTAAGAGAGAGAGTCGAGAGAGGAGCGGAGCGAGAGAGACACCTGCACCGGTCCAGTTCGCATCGCGAGCgaggagagagagacagagacagGGAGAGAGAgcgggagagagaaagagagagggaacGTGAGAGACCAGCGTCCACGGGGGATGCCAACGATGTTAATCAG GACACCAGTTCCGGCCATCACCACACGTCGAAACGCGCCAAATCGTCATCAAGTAACGCCACAACTGAACCAACAACCACTACTAGCCACAGTCGTAGTGCAACGCCCGACCGGCCGTTGCAAGCGACGCCGGGAGCCGACTGCGAGGAGCCGCCTGTCGACTTCTCcaccaacaacaacaacaaactgCATCACGCGCATGCGCACCACCTGCTGGCTGACCTGCCTTCGCCGCTCAGCGAACTGGTCAAGGCGGAGCCTATGGATTTGGGCTGTGGAGGGGGAAATAATGGCGGAG GATCAGCTGATTTGAACGATGACAACAGCATTGACAGTAGCGCCAACGATAACGAGATGGGAGGAGGCGGAGGTGGGGGAGCCATGTCAGATACAACCACCCAGGACagagaggaaggaggaggtggtggtggaggagggaTGATGACGTCATCGCACCATTCGGCCTATTTGGACAGTAAGCTGTTTGCGGCGGCGACTGGTGCCTCCTTCAATTTTAGTATGGCGGCTGCGTTGGCTGCCGATTCGTTGGCTG GACTGAATAACCATAGCCATGTATCTGGTGCTGATCTAGCTGGCACATCACAAG GCGGAGAGTTCCAAGAAGAAATGGTGTTCCGGTGTAATGAGTTGGGCAAACACAGAACCGGAAGTGCAGCTTGGCAAACCGGAAATGAATCACAGAGGACCGGAAATGGAGCTCTGGGAACTGGAAATGCCTCTCAGGGGACTGGAAATGTGTCTCAGAGATCTGGAAATGTGTCTCAGAGAACCGGAAGTGCAGCTACAAGCCTGCAAAGAACCGGAAGTGCGGATTGGGAAACCGGAAGTGCATCTCAGAGAACTGGAAATGCAGCTACAGGCCTGCAAAGAACCGGAAGTGTGGATTGGGAAACCGGAAGTGCATCTCAGAGAACCGGAAGTGCAGCTACAGGGCTGCAAAGAACCGGAAGTGCGGATTGGGAAACCGGAAGTGTGTCTCAGAGAACCGGAAGTGCAGCGCTATTTGCCGGAAATCCATCATTGGAAGTTACTAGAATCAGAAATCCAGGCCAGTTTCAGCACCGGACTGCAAGTGCTACTGCATCAGGTGCAGATAGGAAATTCTATTGTGACGTTTGTGGAAAGGTGTATAGCACCATGAACTCATTGAGAAATCATCGAAGTATTTATCATAGAAAGGTTAGGCTCAATCAAGATGTGGGTTTCAGGCAGTATTGA
- the LOC111057373 gene encoding broad-complex core protein isoforms 1/2/3/4/5 isoform X3, with amino-acid sequence MGDLQHFCLRWNNYQSSITTAFENLRDDEDFVDVTLACEGKSLKAHRVVLSACSPYFRELLKSTPCKHPVIVLQDVVFEDLHALVEFIYHGEVNVHQQSLPSFLKTAEVLRVSGLTQQAEASAFSSNTPGGAEKWCNREGADEPPVRERVERGAERERHLHRSSSHRERGERDRDRERERERERERERERPASTGDANDVNQDTSSGHHHTSKRAKSSSSNATTEPTTTTSHSRSATPDRPLQATPGADCEEPPVDFSTNNNNKLHHAHAHHLLADLPSPLSELVKAEPMDLGCGGGNNGGGSADLNDDNSIDSSANDNEMGGGGGGGAMSDTTTQDREEGGGGGGGGMMTSSHHSAYLDSKLFAAATGASFNFSMAAALAADSLAGLNNHSHVSGADLAGTSQGGEFQEEMVFRCNELGKHRTGSAAWQTGNESQRTGNGALGTGNASQGTGNVSQRTGNAATGLQRTGSVDWETGSASQRTGSAATGLQRTGSADWETGSVSQRTGSAALFAGNPSLEVTRIRNPGQFQHRTASATASGADRKFYCDVCGKVYSTMNSLRNHRSIYHRKVRLNQDVGFRQY; translated from the exons ATGGGTGATTTGCAGCACTTTTGTCTGCGCTGGAACAACTACCAGTCTAGCATCACGACGGCTTTTGAGAATCTGCGAGATGACGAGGATTTTGTGGATGTGACGCTGGCCTGTGAGGGGAAGAGTCTCAAGGCACATAGAGTGGTGCTCAGTGCGTGTAGTCCCTATTTCAGGGAACTGTTGAAG AGCACACCATGCAAACATCCGGTGATAGTCCTCCAGGACGTGGTGTTCGAGGACCTGCATGCGCTGGTGGAGTTCATCTACCACGGAGAGGTGAATGTGCACCAGCAGTCGCTGCCCTCATTCCTCAAAACCGCCGAAGTGTTGAGGGTCAGCGGGCTCACTCAACAGGCTGAG GCGTCAGCTTTCAGCAGCAATACACCGGGAGGAGCTGAGAAATGGTGCAATAGAGAAGGAGCAGACGAGCCTCCTGTAAGAGAGAGAGTCGAGAGAGGAGCGGAGCGAGAGAGACACCTGCACCGGTCCAGTTCGCATCGCGAGCgaggagagagagacagagacagGGAGAGAGAgcgggagagagaaagagagagggaacGTGAGAGACCAGCGTCCACGGGGGATGCCAACGATGTTAATCAG GACACCAGTTCCGGCCATCACCACACGTCGAAACGCGCCAAATCGTCATCAAGTAACGCCACAACTGAACCAACAACCACTACTAGCCACAGTCGTAGTGCAACGCCCGACCGGCCGTTGCAAGCGACGCCGGGAGCCGACTGCGAGGAGCCGCCTGTCGACTTCTCcaccaacaacaacaacaaactgCATCACGCGCATGCGCACCACCTGCTGGCTGACCTGCCTTCGCCGCTCAGCGAACTGGTCAAGGCGGAGCCTATGGATTTGGGCTGTGGAGGGGGAAATAATGGCGGAG GATCAGCTGATTTGAACGATGACAACAGCATTGACAGTAGCGCCAACGATAACGAGATGGGAGGAGGCGGAGGTGGGGGAGCCATGTCAGATACAACCACCCAGGACagagaggaaggaggaggtggtggtggaggagggaTGATGACGTCATCGCACCATTCGGCCTATTTGGACAGTAAGCTGTTTGCGGCGGCGACTGGTGCCTCCTTCAATTTTAGTATGGCGGCTGCGTTGGCTGCCGATTCGTTGGCTG GACTGAATAACCATAGCCATGTATCTGGTGCTGATCTAGCTGGCACATCACAAG GCGGAGAGTTCCAAGAAGAAATGGTGTTCCGGTGTAATGAGTTGGGCAAACACAGAACCGGAAGTGCAGCTTGGCAAACCGGAAATGAATCACAGAGGACCGGAAATGGAGCTCTGGGAACTGGAAATGCCTCTCAGGGGACTGGAAATGTGTCTCAGAG AACTGGAAATGCAGCTACAGGCCTGCAAAGAACCGGAAGTGTGGATTGGGAAACCGGAAGTGCATCTCAGAGAACCGGAAGTGCAGCTACAGGGCTGCAAAGAACCGGAAGTGCGGATTGGGAAACCGGAAGTGTGTCTCAGAGAACCGGAAGTGCAGCGCTATTTGCCGGAAATCCATCATTGGAAGTTACTAGAATCAGAAATCCAGGCCAGTTTCAGCACCGGACTGCAAGTGCTACTGCATCAGGTGCAGATAGGAAATTCTATTGTGACGTTTGTGGAAAGGTGTATAGCACCATGAACTCATTGAGAAATCATCGAAGTATTTATCATAGAAAGGTTAGGCTCAATCAAGATGTGGGTTTCAGGCAGTATTGA
- the LOC111057373 gene encoding broad-complex core protein isoforms 1/2/3/4/5 isoform X2, with protein MGDLQHFCLRWNNYQSSITTAFENLRDDEDFVDVTLACEGKSLKAHRVVLSACSPYFRELLKSTPCKHPVIVLQDVVFEDLHALVEFIYHGEVNVHQQSLPSFLKTAEVLRVSGLTQQAEASAFSSNTPGGAEKWCNREGADEPPVRERVERGAERERHLHRSSSHRERGERDRDRERERERERERERERPASTGDANDVNQDTSSGHHHTSKRAKSSSSNATTEPTTTTSHSRSATPDRPLQATPGADCEEPPVDFSTNNNNKLHHAHAHHLLADLPSPLSELVKAEPMDLGCGGGNNGGGSADLNDDNSIDSSANDNEMGGGGGGGAMSDTTTQDREEGGGGGGGGMMTSSHHSAYLDSKLFAAATGASFNFSMAAALAADSLAGLNNHSHVSGADLAGTSQGGEFQEEMVFRCNELGKHRTGSAAWQTGNESQRTGNGALGTGNASQGTGNVSQRSGNVSQRTGSAATSLQRTGSADWETGSASQRTGNAATGLQRTGSVDWETGSASQRTGSAALFAGNPSLEVTRIRNPGQFQHRTASATASGADRKFYCDVCGKVYSTMNSLRNHRSIYHRKVRLNQDVGFRQY; from the exons ATGGGTGATTTGCAGCACTTTTGTCTGCGCTGGAACAACTACCAGTCTAGCATCACGACGGCTTTTGAGAATCTGCGAGATGACGAGGATTTTGTGGATGTGACGCTGGCCTGTGAGGGGAAGAGTCTCAAGGCACATAGAGTGGTGCTCAGTGCGTGTAGTCCCTATTTCAGGGAACTGTTGAAG AGCACACCATGCAAACATCCGGTGATAGTCCTCCAGGACGTGGTGTTCGAGGACCTGCATGCGCTGGTGGAGTTCATCTACCACGGAGAGGTGAATGTGCACCAGCAGTCGCTGCCCTCATTCCTCAAAACCGCCGAAGTGTTGAGGGTCAGCGGGCTCACTCAACAGGCTGAG GCGTCAGCTTTCAGCAGCAATACACCGGGAGGAGCTGAGAAATGGTGCAATAGAGAAGGAGCAGACGAGCCTCCTGTAAGAGAGAGAGTCGAGAGAGGAGCGGAGCGAGAGAGACACCTGCACCGGTCCAGTTCGCATCGCGAGCgaggagagagagacagagacagGGAGAGAGAgcgggagagagaaagagagagggaacGTGAGAGACCAGCGTCCACGGGGGATGCCAACGATGTTAATCAG GACACCAGTTCCGGCCATCACCACACGTCGAAACGCGCCAAATCGTCATCAAGTAACGCCACAACTGAACCAACAACCACTACTAGCCACAGTCGTAGTGCAACGCCCGACCGGCCGTTGCAAGCGACGCCGGGAGCCGACTGCGAGGAGCCGCCTGTCGACTTCTCcaccaacaacaacaacaaactgCATCACGCGCATGCGCACCACCTGCTGGCTGACCTGCCTTCGCCGCTCAGCGAACTGGTCAAGGCGGAGCCTATGGATTTGGGCTGTGGAGGGGGAAATAATGGCGGAG GATCAGCTGATTTGAACGATGACAACAGCATTGACAGTAGCGCCAACGATAACGAGATGGGAGGAGGCGGAGGTGGGGGAGCCATGTCAGATACAACCACCCAGGACagagaggaaggaggaggtggtggtggaggagggaTGATGACGTCATCGCACCATTCGGCCTATTTGGACAGTAAGCTGTTTGCGGCGGCGACTGGTGCCTCCTTCAATTTTAGTATGGCGGCTGCGTTGGCTGCCGATTCGTTGGCTG GACTGAATAACCATAGCCATGTATCTGGTGCTGATCTAGCTGGCACATCACAAG GCGGAGAGTTCCAAGAAGAAATGGTGTTCCGGTGTAATGAGTTGGGCAAACACAGAACCGGAAGTGCAGCTTGGCAAACCGGAAATGAATCACAGAGGACCGGAAATGGAGCTCTGGGAACTGGAAATGCCTCTCAGGGGACTGGAAATGTGTCTCAGAGATCTGGAAATGTGTCTCAGAGAACCGGAAGTGCAGCTACAAGCCTGCAAAGAACCGGAAGTGCGGATTGGGAAACCGGAAGTGCATCTCAGAGAACTGGAAATGCAGCTACAGGCCTGCAAAGAACCGGAAGTGTGGATTGGGAAACCGGAAGTGCATCTCAGAGAACCGGAA GTGCAGCGCTATTTGCCGGAAATCCATCATTGGAAGTTACTAGAATCAGAAATCCAGGCCAGTTTCAGCACCGGACTGCAAGTGCTACTGCATCAGGTGCAGATAGGAAATTCTATTGTGACGTTTGTGGAAAGGTGTATAGCACCATGAACTCATTGAGAAATCATCGAAGTATTTATCATAGAAAGGTTAGGCTCAATCAAGATGTGGGTTTCAGGCAGTATTGA
- the LOC111057373 gene encoding broad-complex core protein isoforms 1/2/3/4/5 isoform X4 encodes MGDLQHFCLRWNNYQSSITTAFENLRDDEDFVDVTLACEGKSLKAHRVVLSACSPYFRELLKSTPCKHPVIVLQDVVFEDLHALVEFIYHGEVNVHQQSLPSFLKTAEVLRVSGLTQQAEASAFSSNTPGGAEKWCNREGADEPPVRERVERGAERERHLHRSSSHRERGERDRDRERERERERERERERPASTGDANDVNQDTSSGHHHTSKRAKSSSSNATTEPTTTTSHSRSATPDRPLQATPGADCEEPPVDFSTNNNNKLHHAHAHHLLADLPSPLSELVKAEPMDLGCGGGNNGGGSADLNDDNSIDSSANDNEMGGGGGGGAMSDTTTQDREEGGGGGGGGMMTSSHHSAYLDSKLFAAATGASFNFSMAAALAADSLAGLNNHSHVSGADLAGTSQGGEFQEEMVFRCNELGKHRTGSAAWQTGNESQRTGNGALGTGNASQGTGNVSQRTGNAATGLQRTGSVDWETGSASQRTGSAALFAGNPSLEVTRIRNPGQFQHRTASATASGADRKFYCDVCGKVYSTMNSLRNHRSIYHRKVRLNQDVGFRQY; translated from the exons ATGGGTGATTTGCAGCACTTTTGTCTGCGCTGGAACAACTACCAGTCTAGCATCACGACGGCTTTTGAGAATCTGCGAGATGACGAGGATTTTGTGGATGTGACGCTGGCCTGTGAGGGGAAGAGTCTCAAGGCACATAGAGTGGTGCTCAGTGCGTGTAGTCCCTATTTCAGGGAACTGTTGAAG AGCACACCATGCAAACATCCGGTGATAGTCCTCCAGGACGTGGTGTTCGAGGACCTGCATGCGCTGGTGGAGTTCATCTACCACGGAGAGGTGAATGTGCACCAGCAGTCGCTGCCCTCATTCCTCAAAACCGCCGAAGTGTTGAGGGTCAGCGGGCTCACTCAACAGGCTGAG GCGTCAGCTTTCAGCAGCAATACACCGGGAGGAGCTGAGAAATGGTGCAATAGAGAAGGAGCAGACGAGCCTCCTGTAAGAGAGAGAGTCGAGAGAGGAGCGGAGCGAGAGAGACACCTGCACCGGTCCAGTTCGCATCGCGAGCgaggagagagagacagagacagGGAGAGAGAgcgggagagagaaagagagagggaacGTGAGAGACCAGCGTCCACGGGGGATGCCAACGATGTTAATCAG GACACCAGTTCCGGCCATCACCACACGTCGAAACGCGCCAAATCGTCATCAAGTAACGCCACAACTGAACCAACAACCACTACTAGCCACAGTCGTAGTGCAACGCCCGACCGGCCGTTGCAAGCGACGCCGGGAGCCGACTGCGAGGAGCCGCCTGTCGACTTCTCcaccaacaacaacaacaaactgCATCACGCGCATGCGCACCACCTGCTGGCTGACCTGCCTTCGCCGCTCAGCGAACTGGTCAAGGCGGAGCCTATGGATTTGGGCTGTGGAGGGGGAAATAATGGCGGAG GATCAGCTGATTTGAACGATGACAACAGCATTGACAGTAGCGCCAACGATAACGAGATGGGAGGAGGCGGAGGTGGGGGAGCCATGTCAGATACAACCACCCAGGACagagaggaaggaggaggtggtggtggaggagggaTGATGACGTCATCGCACCATTCGGCCTATTTGGACAGTAAGCTGTTTGCGGCGGCGACTGGTGCCTCCTTCAATTTTAGTATGGCGGCTGCGTTGGCTGCCGATTCGTTGGCTG GACTGAATAACCATAGCCATGTATCTGGTGCTGATCTAGCTGGCACATCACAAG GCGGAGAGTTCCAAGAAGAAATGGTGTTCCGGTGTAATGAGTTGGGCAAACACAGAACCGGAAGTGCAGCTTGGCAAACCGGAAATGAATCACAGAGGACCGGAAATGGAGCTCTGGGAACTGGAAATGCCTCTCAGGGGACTGGAAATGTGTCTCAGAG AACTGGAAATGCAGCTACAGGCCTGCAAAGAACCGGAAGTGTGGATTGGGAAACCGGAAGTGCATCTCAGAGAACCGGAA GTGCAGCGCTATTTGCCGGAAATCCATCATTGGAAGTTACTAGAATCAGAAATCCAGGCCAGTTTCAGCACCGGACTGCAAGTGCTACTGCATCAGGTGCAGATAGGAAATTCTATTGTGACGTTTGTGGAAAGGTGTATAGCACCATGAACTCATTGAGAAATCATCGAAGTATTTATCATAGAAAGGTTAGGCTCAATCAAGATGTGGGTTTCAGGCAGTATTGA